CCATCGTATCGGCCTCCTCACTTGGTCGCCGACACAATTCTACCGGGCCATCCTCACCCGGGCCAGGGCGGGTCGGCTTTTTCCCCAACAGGCTCCTAGGAGCTTCTTCTCCTGCCTGGCGATGCACTCCAAGTATACGAGCGGAGAACCGGACACCTCTTGATCGTCGTCGGAATAGGAGCCCCTACCAGCGAATAGGTCGACCACATACCACGTTCGGTCTGCCCAGA
This region of Actinomycetota bacterium genomic DNA includes:
- the tcmP gene encoding three-Cys-motif partner protein TcmP, with protein sequence ARAARRRGDDPWDITNRPHTKAKLRLLRDYFSRWTTIWNAPKQRVWADRTWYVVDLFAGRGSYSDDDQEVSGSPLVYLECIARQEKKLLGACWGKSRPALARVRMAR